The genomic stretch GAAGGCGATCGCCCAGGTGCCCGGTCCCATGTGGGCGCCGGAGGTCAGGGAGAGGGGGCGCACCAGGATCGAGGCGCGCGGCAGCAGCGCGCGCACCTCCCGGGCGGCGACCTCCTCGACCCAGGGCCGGTTGTCGGAGTACTGCAACAGGATCAGCGGCGCGGACCCGGGGGGAAGCGCCGCCTCGAGCCTGCCGCGGGCGAACGCCACCTGGTCCTCGCGCCGGTGGACCACCCCCACCTTGACCGCGCCCTCGGCCAGCGGCGAGACGACCGGCTTCATGCGCAGGAGATCGCCAAAGAAGCCCTGGGTCTTCGAGATCCGCCCGCCGGCGGCCAGGAACTTGAGCTGGTCGAGGAAGATGAACTCCTGGGCGTGCGCGAGCGCCGCGCGGGCGAACTCCCGCACCGCCTCGACGCCGTGGCCCGCGCAGGCGTGGCGGGCGGCGGCCAGCGCGACGATGCCCAGGCGGCCGGCGGCGGTTCCGGTGTCGACGATGCTCAGCCGCCCCTCCGGGTCGTTCGCCGCCTGCCAGGACGTCGCCGCCGCGACGTTGCCCGTGTAGTACGACCCGACGCAGAGGTAGAGCACGTGCCGGTGGCGGCTGACGGCGCTCAGGTAGCTCTGGTGCCTCTGGAACACCGACGCCTGCGCCGTGGAGACCCTCGTCCCGCCGGCCATGGCCTCGTAGAGGGTCTCCGGGGCCACCAGCGTCTCGGGCCAGGACTGGTCGCCCAGCACCAGGTAGCTGTCCAGGACGGTGATGCCGAGGGAGGCGGCGTCCTCCGCGCCGATCGAGCCGGCCGCATCCGTCATGACGTGCACGGCCTGCGATGCGCGCGCGGCTGGGACGGCCGCAGCGGCGATCCGCTCCTCGCGCCAGGAGATCACGGGACCGATCTGGGCCAGCCCGCGCCGCAGCGCGTCCCGGTCGCCGGTGTGCAGGTGGATCTTCACGCCGCCGGTCCCCTCGCTGACCACCACGCTCTCGCCCAACGTGCCCAGCAGCTCCCGCGCTTCGTCCGCGTCCCTGTCGGACCCCACCAGGGTGCTGACGCAGTAGCCGGCCTGCGCCTCCTCCGGGCGCCAACGCTCGGCCACCGCGAGCCCTGTGCTGAAGCGCTCGGTCACCGGACGCGCCTCGCCGCGCCCCGCAAGCTCGTGGAGGAGGGTCTCGACGAAGATGAACATGCCGAGGGCGCCGGCGTCCACCACGCCCGCGCGGGACATCTCGGGGAGGATCGTGGCGGTCGCGGCCACGCTCTTCTCCAGGACCTCGACGATGTCTTCCGCGTCCCAATCCGACGGCGGCACCGACCCGGGCGGCAGGGCGCCGGCGAGGTCGTCGAGCAGCGTGAGCATGGTGCCCGGCTTGGGGTCTGCCACGGCGCGGCGCGCCTCGCCCGCCCCTCGGCGCACGGCCGCGGCCAGGTCTTCGGGGGCCTGTGCCTCGAGAAGGGGCCGGAGGAAGGCGGCCGCGATGTTGCCGGCGTTGCCCGTCGCCGCCCCGAGGATCCGCCGGGCCGCCTCCCCGGGACGGTCCGGCAGCAGGCGCAGCGGCGCGAGGCTGACCCTGAGGTTGCGGCCGGTGTCGGCGTCGGCCACGGGAAAGACGTTGATCGCGTCGAGCAGGTCCGACCAGGCCGCGAGGCGCTCGTACCCCTTGACAAGGGCGCTGCCGAGGCGCCGGTCCATCAGAATCCCAGCGCCTGCCGGATGTCTTCGGGGATCGTGAACTCCATCTCCATCGTCGCGTAGCGCACCGCGAGCTGCTCGCTGGTGCCGCGGGCGCAGAGGATGCCGCCGTCGACCTTGCGGATCTCGAAGGACATGCCGATCTTGTACTGCGCCTCAGTCACGGCGGCCCGGCAGACGAACTCGTCGAAGGCCCGCAGCGGGGCGATGTGCTTGAGGGCCGTGCGCGTCACCGGGAAGGCGTACCCCTTCTCGATCATGTAGGCGTAGAGATCGACGCCGCGCTCCGCGAAGAGGCCGAAGCGCGCCACGTCGAAGTACTTCAGGTAGTTGCCGTGCCACACGATGCGCAGGGGGTCCACATCGTGGAACGGGACCCTCATCCGCAGTTCGTAGACCGCTCCCATGGCCCCAACTCTATCGCATGTCCTCACCGGGGAATGCAATCCTTTGGTGCCGAACTCACTGGAACATCCCCCATCTTCGAGGGACAGGGGATGAGCTCCAGGGTCAGGCACAGGCACACTTGCCTCACGACCGGTGCAATGCCATAATTCAACAGTTCACAAGGCGATAGTTTGCCTCTCCTCGGGTGGACTCGGCAACGGGCCGAGAGTTGCGCGTCGTCCGGCACTGACAGCGCGATCACTGGAAGGAGGGTTCTCGTCGCTGTCCAGGACAGATCAGAGTTGATCCGCCGATCCTGAAGAAGGTCTTTGGAGAGCTCGAATTCTGGTATTCCGCAAGCATCAAAGGAGGCAGTCATGAGAAGTGGCGTGAATTCCGCCTCTCGCTTGTCAGGTCTAGTCATCCTCGGGGCCGTGCTGGTCGGGTGTGCGGGGGGGCAACAGTCAGCACGCCAGGAAACCTCTCCACAGTCGACTGCAGCGAGCACCGTCCAGAAGCTGAGCAGAAAGTACTCTCAGGTTGTCTTCAGCGGTGTTGAGGTCCCTCCCCAGATCGCCAAGGACTATCCGGAAGCTGCCGATCATTGCAGGGACGGCGCAATTGCCGAACTGAGGAAGAAGGGCTTGTTTGACAAGGTTGAAGCGGCTTCCGGGGAGCAGACCTACGGCAGCGATACACTCGTGGTGCGGACGAAGATCGAGGATATGCGATTGGTCAGCCGTTCCGCCCGCTTCTGGGGCGGTGCCTTCGCCGGGAAATCCAGCATGACGTTGAATGTGGAACTGGTGGAGGCGGGAACCGGGAATGCCCTGGGCACGCAAAAACTGTCAAGTTCGAACAATGCCTGGGGTGCATCCTGGACGTTTGGCAGCAGCGACGCCTCCCTGCCCTCCGACATGGGCGCTGTCGTCGCGGAGTATGTTGCCTCCGTCATGCCCAATTGATCTTTCCGCTCTACACGCGGACCTCGCGGCGGAAGCGCTCCGGGCCGACGATGAACTGCACCGTGGCCAGCGACCCCAGGATCGTGCCCAGGATGCCGGGAGCCAGGACGCTCTGGCCGGCCAGGAAGAGGCCGCGCAGGGAGGTGCGGTTGAGCAGGGCGGCCGAGAGCATCTGCCCGGTGGAGCGCATCACGCCGTAGGCCGAGCCGCCGGGGCTCGCGACCCAGTCCCGGATGGTCAGGGGCGTGGAGACATCCAGGAGGCGCGCGTCGCCCAGGGGGCCGATGATCTTCTCCGCCTCGGCGATGACGCGACCGCCGAAGTCCGTCTTGGCCTGCAGGTAATCGTCGCCCCGGCGGCCGCTGAGCGTGTGCTGCCAAGGCTGCCACAACTCCTCGTGGCCGGAGGTGAGCACGGAAAGCAGATTCTGGTCCGGCCGTTCGCTCGGGCGCAATTGCAGGTACATCAGGTCCCGGGCGTCGCCGACGGCGTCGGTCTGGACCGCGTAGAGATTGTGCGCCATGGCCGGCCGCCGCTCGGCCGGCACGAGGGCGTGCACTGCCGCCACGCTCCGCGTGTCCGTGAGGCCCAGGATGCGTTCCCGGTAGGAGCACTGGGTGCTCTCGGGGGCCAGCAGCTCCACCATGGCCTTGGGGTGCAGCGTGCTGACGACGAGGGGCGCGTCGACGCGCTCCCCCGACGCCAGGGTGACGCCCTGCACGCCGCCGCCGCCCGTCCGAATGCGCGCCACCCCATCCCCCGTGCGAACCGTGCCGCCCAGGGCGGCCAGGCGCCGGGCGCAGACGTCGGCCATGTGCGCGCCGTTGCTGCCCAGGCGCCACGACGAGGAGAGATAACTCGCCAGCGTCATCGTGTGATAGAAGTGGGGGCAGTCCGCGGGCGGGACCCCGATCAGGACCGACGGCAGGCCGAACACCGCCCGCAGCCCCGGCCGGCAGCCGAGGCCCTCGAGTATGCCTCCGAGAGGTGCGGTCTGCTCGAGCCAGTGCTGCGTCGGCTCGGAAGAGTAGAGAAAATCCAGGCGGTCGAACTGGACGGCGCTGCGGCGCAGCAGCTCCATCAGGGCGTCGATCTGGCGTCCCTGGTCCGGAAATGCGGCCCCCAGGGCGGCCTCGTAGGCCTCGAAACCGGCCGGCATGTCGAACGTGGCGATGCCGAGGCCCGGGTTGGTGAACAGATAGCGGTCGACGGGCCCCTCCGTGCCCATGCGCACCAGCGGCAGCTCGCCCGTGATGCCCAGGTAGTCGAAGCAGCGCCGCAGGATCTGCCCCTCGTCCAGGGCGCCCAGGTAGTGCACGCCGACGTTGCAGTGCACGCCCTGGCGCACGTAGCTGCGCATCATCCCGCCGGGCTGCCGGTTCTTCTCCAGCACCGTGACGTCGAAGCCCAGCCGCGCCAGGATGATGCCGGCGCTCAGGCCGCCGATGCCGGAGCCGATGACGAGCGCCTTTCCCCCTTCGTGTCGCAGTCTTCTCATGGGGTCGCCATGACGGGGCGCTGTATGAGTTCTCCCAGCGGCAGGACCGCCAGGCCCTGCGCCCGGATGCCCGCGAGGATGCGGTCCACCTCCGAGAGCCAGACGTCGGCGCCGGCAGGGTCCCTGGGCGCGACGTCGTGCAGCATGATGATGTCCTCCGACCGCAGGCGCTCGAGGATGCGCCGGGAGAGGCGGGTGACGCTGCGGTTGCCGCGGTCGGCGGCGCGCCTGCTGAAGTTGACGACGTAGAGGCCCGTGCGCGCCAGGGCGGCGGCCAGCCGCGGGTTGGTGACGCCCACCGGGGGCCGGAAGGCCAGCGGCCGGAAGCCGAGCTGCCGGAAGACCTCCTGCGCGCCTTCGATCTCCCGGACCAGGGCGCCGGTGCTCTTGAACATGATCAGGTTGTCGTGGCTGTACGAGTGGTTGCCGACGGTGTGCCCCGCATCGAGGATGGCGCGGACCAGCCCGGGATGACTCTGCGCCTTCTGCCCGGTGATGAAGAACGTGGCCGGCGCGCCGTGACGGGCCAGGAGATCCAGCAGCCGGGAGGTGGTCTGCGGGTCCGGCCCGTCGTCGAAGGTGAGGGCCACCGCCGGCCGGCCGGAGCACCCGCGGCTGACGATGGGCAGGAAGAAGCTGAACGCCGGGAAGAGCGGCGCCGCCAGGCACAGCACCAGGAACAGCGCGGGCGGGACGAGGGCCACGCGCGCGCTCAAAGGCAGCAGCACGACCGCCAGCGCCAGCGCGGCCAGGCCGGAGCGTTCGGCCAGGGTGAGGCTGCGTCGAGCGCCGCTGGAGGCTTGCATGTCAGGTGGGGCCATTGCACCCGTGGGCGGGCGGGGCGTCAGATCGCCAGGATGAGCACCAGCAGCGCCATGAGGTGCGCGCCGATGATGGCCCAGCGGTTGCGGTGGTAGAAGGCGTCCAGCTTCTGCAGGTTCCGCAGCCCGCCCAGCAGCCGGCGCACGCGGTCCAGGGGAAGGTAGCGCTCGTTGTCGGAGGGCGAATTGCTCTGGAAGGCGAAGGAGGGATAGAGGGCGAACGCGCGTTCGTCCCTCAGGTCCCTCAGGAAGTCATCGTAGGGCACGCCGCGCCAGGGGCGCGCCATGAGGCGCTCGGCGAACCGCCCGCTGATCGCGTAGGCGTGCGTCAGGCTGCGATAGCGTACCCGGATCACGCCCGGGAATGGCGTGCGCCCGCTGGACTTGACCATGCAGCCGAGGAAGAACAGGTGCCAGTCCGGTTCGGCGGCGAGAAACGCGGTGCAGCGCTCCAGGGCCGCGGCGCTGAAGCCATCGAAGAAGATGTCGTCCTCGAAGATCAGCATCCGCCTGGCGCCGGCGGCCAGTCCCCTGGCCATGCACTGCAGGTGCGACTCGTAGCAGCCCTGCTCGCGGTCGGTGGGGTGCCTCGGCACGACGACGAACTCGACCCGGTCGGCCAGGCCGACCCCGGCGAACTGAGCCGCGGCCTCGGCGCGGCGGTCGGGCCGCTCGGCCAGCGAGATGCAGTAGATCTTGTCAAAGAATTCCCAGCCTGCCACCATGCTCACCGATGTCGACACATTCTTCCCTCAGCGCCGCCGCGATTGTATATGAGGTGTTCATGCGGGGATACCACCGCCCAGTCCCTCTCGCACCGTTCGCCGGACCGTAGATGAAGATCGTCCTGGTCCATCCCGCCGGCTCCAACTGGGTCCCCGGCAAGAAGGACGTGGCCGCCGTGGCCAACCGCATGGCGCCGCTGGGCCTGCTCTCCATCGCCGCCTACCTGGAGCGCGAGGGGCACGCCGTCACCGTGATCGATTGCCTGGGGCCGCACCCCGCCGGCGCGCAGGAGACCGCACGGCGCATCCTGGCGTGCGGCCCCGACCTCGTCGGCTTCTCCGCCACCACGTCCGGCTTCCTGGACGGCCACGACCTGGCCGGCCGGCTCAAGGAGGCCCGGCCGGATCTGCCGATCGTCTTCGGCGGGGTGCACATCTCGGCTCTCGGCGCTCCGTTGCTGGACGACTACGCCCACATCGACTATCTCTGCATGGGCGAGGGTGAGCGCACCCTGGCCGAGCTGGCAGGCGGGCGGCCCCCCGCCGAGATCGACGGGCTGGCCTGGCGCG from bacterium encodes the following:
- a CDS encoding DegV family protein — encoded protein: MDRRLGSALVKGYERLAAWSDLLDAINVFPVADADTGRNLRVSLAPLRLLPDRPGEAARRILGAATGNAGNIAAAFLRPLLEAQAPEDLAAAVRRGAGEARRAVADPKPGTMLTLLDDLAGALPPGSVPPSDWDAEDIVEVLEKSVAATATILPEMSRAGVVDAGALGMFIFVETLLHELAGRGEARPVTERFSTGLAVAERWRPEEAQAGYCVSTLVGSDRDADEARELLGTLGESVVVSEGTGGVKIHLHTGDRDALRRGLAQIGPVISWREERIAAAAVPAARASQAVHVMTDAAGSIGAEDAASLGITVLDSYLVLGDQSWPETLVAPETLYEAMAGGTRVSTAQASVFQRHQSYLSAVSRHRHVLYLCVGSYYTGNVAAATSWQAANDPEGRLSIVDTGTAAGRLGIVALAAARHACAGHGVEAVREFARAALAHAQEFIFLDQLKFLAAGGRISKTQGFFGDLLRMKPVVSPLAEGAVKVGVVHRREDQVAFARGRLEAALPPGSAPLILLQYSDNRPWVEEVAAREVRALLPRASILVRPLSLTSGAHMGPGTWAIAFLPEAFT
- a CDS encoding thioesterase family protein, which gives rise to MGAVYELRMRVPFHDVDPLRIVWHGNYLKYFDVARFGLFAERGVDLYAYMIEKGYAFPVTRTALKHIAPLRAFDEFVCRAAVTEAQYKIGMSFEIRKVDGGILCARGTSEQLAVRYATMEMEFTIPEDIRQALGF
- a CDS encoding DUF4410 domain-containing protein, translating into MRSGVNSASRLSGLVILGAVLVGCAGGQQSARQETSPQSTAASTVQKLSRKYSQVVFSGVEVPPQIAKDYPEAADHCRDGAIAELRKKGLFDKVEAASGEQTYGSDTLVVRTKIEDMRLVSRSARFWGGAFAGKSSMTLNVELVEAGTGNALGTQKLSSSNNAWGASWTFGSSDASLPSDMGAVVAEYVASVMPN
- a CDS encoding NAD(P)/FAD-dependent oxidoreductase, with translation MRRLRHEGGKALVIGSGIGGLSAGIILARLGFDVTVLEKNRQPGGMMRSYVRQGVHCNVGVHYLGALDEGQILRRCFDYLGITGELPLVRMGTEGPVDRYLFTNPGLGIATFDMPAGFEAYEAALGAAFPDQGRQIDALMELLRRSAVQFDRLDFLYSSEPTQHWLEQTAPLGGILEGLGCRPGLRAVFGLPSVLIGVPPADCPHFYHTMTLASYLSSSWRLGSNGAHMADVCARRLAALGGTVRTGDGVARIRTGGGGVQGVTLASGERVDAPLVVSTLHPKAMVELLAPESTQCSYRERILGLTDTRSVAAVHALVPAERRPAMAHNLYAVQTDAVGDARDLMYLQLRPSERPDQNLLSVLTSGHEELWQPWQHTLSGRRGDDYLQAKTDFGGRVIAEAEKIIGPLGDARLLDVSTPLTIRDWVASPGGSAYGVMRSTGQMLSAALLNRTSLRGLFLAGQSVLAPGILGTILGSLATVQFIVGPERFRREVRV
- a CDS encoding polysaccharide deacetylase family protein, whose protein sequence is MQASSGARRSLTLAERSGLAALALAVVLLPLSARVALVPPALFLVLCLAAPLFPAFSFFLPIVSRGCSGRPAVALTFDDGPDPQTTSRLLDLLARHGAPATFFITGQKAQSHPGLVRAILDAGHTVGNHSYSHDNLIMFKSTGALVREIEGAQEVFRQLGFRPLAFRPPVGVTNPRLAAALARTGLYVVNFSRRAADRGNRSVTRLSRRILERLRSEDIIMLHDVAPRDPAGADVWLSEVDRILAGIRAQGLAVLPLGELIQRPVMATP
- a CDS encoding glycosyltransferase, with product MSMVAGWEFFDKIYCISLAERPDRRAEAAAQFAGVGLADRVEFVVVPRHPTDREQGCYESHLQCMARGLAAGARRMLIFEDDIFFDGFSAAALERCTAFLAAEPDWHLFFLGCMVKSSGRTPFPGVIRVRYRSLTHAYAISGRFAERLMARPWRGVPYDDFLRDLRDERAFALYPSFAFQSNSPSDNERYLPLDRVRRLLGGLRNLQKLDAFYHRNRWAIIGAHLMALLVLILAI